The nucleotide sequence ACATcgatcatatattcatataacaGAAAAGCATTAGTGGATtatagcttttctttttctttgaattatgtggtatatttggaaagttAGGAAATGCGAAGGTATTCAAAAATGAGGTGGAACGGTCGGCAGAGGTGGCATGGTTGGCAGCCAGTGAGGCAACGGCCTGGTTTGCAGCTCAagttgaggaggaggagggtgtTACGGTTCCAACGATTTATGGCCCTAGGTTGGCGAGGGGAGGAGTTCTCTCCCTACTATTTATACCGGATTTCGTTGTTTTGTTGACGGTTCTTGGAAGGACACATACAAGTTTGCAAGTGCAGGCTGGGTGTGTATGTTGTCCCAAGGCTTCTCTCCGCTCATGGGCGCCTCAAATTTTCAGTGAAATCTCTCACCAATTCACGCTGAGGTCAAAACCTTTGTTTGGGCTTTGCGATGTATGATAGGACATGATTTGAGGGATATAGTTTTTCTCACATACTGCTCAGATTTTGGGAAGATGGTGTTTTCATCGTCCGAATGGCTGGCTTTCTCTGCTTATCTCGACGACATAAAAGTGGATATGGAGGAATTCTCTAGTTTCTCGTTGACTTTGATCTCAAAGAATGCAAATGTGCTTGTGGATCGATTAGTACGAAAAGTTCATACTCAACCGCACGTGGTTACTCAGTTCTTCtcccaattggctcgtttgagtcaatcttttcatatttgttgttaaaaaaagaaaagcattaGTGATAAATGAGAATTGATCAGCATAATTTTGCACCCAGTTCAGCTATTGGTAACCAAAAGGTATGAACATGTGTAGTACTTTGAGAAACTTTATccatcatcaacaagaattaGAGATAAGTTATGTTTGTAATTGTCAAGTTGCAAAGATATgatctatttttgtttcttgaaatgaaaataattttcgTATGATTGTGACAAATAAGGTGTATCATATAAACAACGTGatatttgtagaaaaaaatttcttttacagaaaatcatgtTTACTGAGAAAACTGAAATTAGCAtgtaacatattaaaaaaaaattgttttacaaaaaactGTATATacgaaaaatgaaaaatcggCAATGGTGGAGAAAAATTCGGATTTAGGACGGCGAGGATGGTTGATGAGGttatgtgagagagagaagaacccTTCGTATCACTAAACATCAATTACTCCAATGATTTTTCATTCATAATAATACTGTACATGCATCAATTatataaattcttataaataaaattttatataaatttgaagAATATAAATTGCATGAGACCTGACTTAGTCattatatatgttcataaaatattaaaaaatcattttttgttaaatgaaatatgtttttatggTGATGAACAAACAGGAGGAAAAggggagaaaaagagagagagagagagagggcgCGTGTGTGTTTTCATGCCCGTGGGTTATTGGCCGttcatctctctttctattttccaATGCGCAGGTCAGGTCACATCGCAAGCTGAtgattgtttctctttttgtttcttttgtttctcttttgaagCTTCGTCTTTGCATTTGTCGGATTTAAGGTATGTGTTTTGTCCGAAAAAATCCATGCTCTCATTGACTTAATGAATCTATTTGAACAAGAAAATGCGATAAACACGAATTGAGCTTTTGACCATGTATAAACAGGAACAACAAAATTGTCTGATAGAGAGTTACAATAATGTTGGGCGATGACAAAGATTCAGACGACCTTAATGTATTTCTAAACGCCATTGGTGAaggtggagatgatgatgaagaagaagctccaacGAGAATCTCCACCTCTTTCAATGGCATCGACTTCTTGACCTTTGACGATGAAGATTCACATCAGAACCCGTTTCAAGATTGTGAATCAAGTCCAATCAACGAGGCTCCTCCTCCTAAGGTTTATGTCGCACCGAGGGTGATGATAAGTCATCAAGATTCGTTTTCTGAAGATTCAAGAACCGATGTCATCGAAGATGCTAGGATATTGCCTGCTTCGCCTCGTTTGCGAGTTCCTGCTTCTCCTCGAGCTTTTGTGTATCCGAGATCCGTCGAATCGCCTCGTTTCGGTTCTCCCGTTGGTGTTATCGATACAGCTTCGCCTTTTGATTCGGTTAAGGACGCAGTTTCTAAGTTTGGTGGGATCACAGATTGGAAAGCTCATAAGATTCAGACAATAGAGGTTTTACAATTTgagcttttgttctttcttcattttttttgtttatatgagaGATCTTGATTTTGGTATGTTCTTGATTTGTGTCTCAGAGACGGAAGATGGTTGATGAAGAGCTTGAGAAGATACAAGAAGCTATGCCTGAGTGCAAGAGAGAAGTTGAGTTAGCTGAAGAGGCAAAACACAATGCGTTGAACGAGTTAGAGAACACAAAGGGACTCATTGAGGAGCTTAAACTCGAGTTAGAGAAAGCGGAAAAGGAAGAGCAACAAGCGAAACAGGATTCGGAGCTCGCGCAGATGCGTGTTGAGGAGATGGAGCAAGGTGTAGCTAATGAGGCAAGTGTTGCTGTCAAAGCGCAGCTCGATGTTGCTAAAGAGAGGCAAGTCTCGGCTACTTGTGAGCTACGATCCGTGAGAGAAGAGATTGAAATGGTTAGTAACGAATATGAAGAAATGTTGAAGGAAAAAGATTTAGCTAGGGAGAAAGCTGATATTGCTGTTATGGAAGCTAAAGAGATTGAGAGGACGATGGATGGTTTGAGTATAGAGCTGATTGCAACCAAGGAGTTGTTGGAATCAGGACACACTGCACATCTTGAAGCTGAAGAGATGAGATTTAGCGCAGCAATGGCTCGGGACCAAGATGTTTACAATTGGGAAAAGGAACTGAAGATGGTGGAAGATGATATCGATAGGCTTAACCAAGAGGTTCGAGCGGCATATGATGTGAAAGCTAAGCTTGAGACTGCTTCTGCTCTTCAGCATGATCTCAAAACTGAATTAGCGGCTCTCACCGAAAACTCAAGCGGTAATCTGTTGATGGAAAAGGAGAGTAGTAATAATGACATTCATGCTGCGGTTGATTCTGCAAGAAGGGAGCTCGAAGAAGTCAAATCCAACATTGAGAAAGCAGCTTCCGAGGTGAAAACATTGAAGATAATCGCTGGATCATTACAGTCCGAGCTTGAACGAGAGAGACAGGATCTAGCAGAAACTAAGCAGAGAGCAAGTGCGGTTCTGGCCAGGAAAAACGATGAAGATGCAAGAGAGGAGTTGGTGGAAACAGCAACGAAGTTGGAGCTGGCGACAAAAGAGGCAGAGGATGCAAAGTCATATGCTACAGCTGCGAGAGATGAGCTTACAATGGCGAAGGAATTGTCTGAACAAGCAAAAAGAGGAATGTCTACGCTAGAGAGTCGGTTAACCGAGGCGAAAAAGGAAATGGAAGCTGCTAGGGCTTCAGAGAAGTTGGCCTTGGCTGCTATAAAAGCTCTGCAAGAGACTGAATCTTCTCAGAGATTCGAGGATATTAATGAATCACCAAGAAGCATTATAATTTCCGTAGAGGAATACTATGAGCTAAGCAAGCAGGCACATAAGTCAGAGGAGGAGGCAAACACAAAGCTATCAGAGATTGTCTCCCAAATAGAGGTGGCTAAAGAGGAAGAGTCAAGAATCTTGGAGAAACTAGAGGAAGTGAATAGAGAAATGAGCGTAACAAAAAAAGAGCTTAAAGAGGCTATGGGAAAAGCCGACAAGGCTAGAGATGAGAAGTTGGGTATGGAGCAAGAGTTGAGAAAATGGAGGTCGGATAATGGGAAGAGGAGGACAGACGAAGGCCGTGAGCCTGAGAAAAGCCCGACGAGGTCAAGCACCGAGAATGGATTCGGACAGTCAAAATCATTTGCATTTGGTGAACAAGGAAGCAGCAGCAACTACACTGGAGCAGGtactaacaataataataataatctgacccctgaaacaaagaagaagaagaagaagctatctTTGTTTCCAAAGGTTTTCATGTTCTTGTCAAGAAAGAAGTCTCACAGTCACAAGTAAAAAATGTTGCATACCTTTTTCTCgttttcttcaaaatatttggtttgttcttttcttcttacaCCAACAAAACAATACAGACTCCTTGAGATGAGTCTAGCATTACATTTCTGTATGTGTTTGTTGTATTCACTTATAGGAAATAAAGGTATTGATTGATACACACTTGCCACCAAAGTgtagaaaattttcaaagacAAAGATTCATATTATTAAAAGCCAATACCAATTTTTTGTTCCAAATATAAAAGAGAATACAAAGATACTTGAAAGAACTTTATTTCTGACTAGTGCTTTACCATAGGTTTTAAAAATTCCACCTCTCTAATAAAAAAGCCAACCCTTTGAAGACATAAATTGAGCTTTGAGTTTAGGGGTTGCTGCAATACCACTTCTTTTTGGTGTTCACAACTTTGAAGGCTTTGGGAAGATGTCGGGTGTGAATTTCTGCGCTGCACTGAGACTACCCTTGATCTTCATCGCACCCCTGCATCAACATATTCAACATTCACAGGATTCAGAGATCATCTTCTtgaaccaaatcaaattcaCACAAAAGCTTTTAACAGTGGATTTCGTGGTTCAGACAGAAGATAAAACTGCTAACAAAACTTATACTGACATATTCCGGGATTCAGAGATCAACTTATTGAACCAAATCTTAGTTACACAAGAGCTTGTAATGGTAGATTGTGGTTCAGACAGAAGATAAAGCTTTGGAGGATGCTTGAGTTTGTTGTCAGTAATGGTAGATTTTGTGTAATGGAGAGAGAGCATAAGAGATATAGAGGAATGATAAGAACAAACCTAATGAAAGCAATCTGAGGATTCATCTTCCCAGTAGCAACTTTGACAAAATCATCATCCTTGAAGGAAAACGTAGCATCCACTTTCCCTCCTTCATATTTCcctaattttcaaaagatccaACCACAAACGCAAAAGTCAAAAAATCAATTACTTATCACTTTTGcctaaaaccaaaacctcaGATTCTCTTCATTTCAATTCCCAATtgccacaatcaacaataaaaaaTCCAACCTCTTTTTCTAAATTCCCAATTGCCATAATTCTCACTTTTGTCTAAAATCAAATACTCAAGATTCTCCGATTTGAATTCCCAAATTTGCCATAATCTCAACAAAGAGCTAACCTTTGGgtgtaaatatgaaatatttatgtaCCCAATTACTCATAATCAACAAGAAAGAGCTAACCTTTGGTGACTTCGCCTTTCTTCAGATCGACGATGTAAGTAACCTcttcaaaccctaatttctgAAAATTCCAAATCTTTCACAATcaacacaaaagcaaaacagaggaagaacgATGAAAGAGGTCTCTGAACAAAAAGGACCAACCTTTGGAGCGATGTTGATCTGATAAACGAGTCCGATCTTCTCTGTGACCTCTTTACCGGCGTCGGAAGAGAGATGTTCCTTCATCATGTCCATGATTGCGTCAGATTTGAGTTGGGTTTTCGCCATTTTTGTTGAAGGCAGTGGAGtgaaattggagaagaagaaggtgaaaaggTGGGATTTTTAAGGATGGAGTTTGGTAGTGAGAGACAAAGGAGATGACGTGATCGATAAGTATGGAAAGATTGAGA is from Camelina sativa cultivar DH55 chromosome 20, Cs, whole genome shotgun sequence and encodes:
- the LOC104771428 gene encoding non-specific lipid-transfer protein-like 1; protein product: MAKTQLKSDAIMDMMKEHLSSDAGKEVTEKIGLVYQINIAPKKLGFEEVTYIVDLKKGEVTKGKYEGGKVDATFSFKDDDFVKVATGKMNPQIAFIRGAMKIKGSLSAAQKFTPDIFPKPSKL
- the LOC104771427 gene encoding protein WEAK CHLOROPLAST MOVEMENT UNDER BLUE LIGHT-like 3 — translated: MLGDDKDSDDLNVFLNAIGEGGDDDEEEAPTRISTSFNGIDFLTFDDEDSHQNPFQDCESSPINEAPPPKVYVAPRVMISHQDSFSEDSRTDVIEDARILPASPRLRVPASPRAFVYPRSVESPRFGSPVGVIDTASPFDSVKDAVSKFGGITDWKAHKIQTIERRKMVDEELEKIQEAMPECKREVELAEEAKHNALNELENTKGLIEELKLELEKAEKEEQQAKQDSELAQMRVEEMEQGVANEASVAVKAQLDVAKERQVSATCELRSVREEIEMVSNEYEEMLKEKDLAREKADIAVMEAKEIERTMDGLSIELIATKELLESGHTAHLEAEEMRFSAAMARDQDVYNWEKELKMVEDDIDRLNQEVRAAYDVKAKLETASALQHDLKTELAALTENSSGNLLMEKESSNNDIHAAVDSARRELEEVKSNIEKAASEVKTLKIIAGSLQSELERERQDLAETKQRASAVLARKNDEDAREELVETATKLELATKEAEDAKSYATAARDELTMAKELSEQAKRGMSTLESRLTEAKKEMEAARASEKLALAAIKALQETESSQRFEDINESPRSIIISVEEYYELSKQAHKSEEEANTKLSEIVSQIEVAKEEESRILEKLEEVNREMSVTKKELKEAMGKADKARDEKLGMEQELRKWRSDNGKRRTDEGREPEKSPTRSSTENGFGQSKSFAFGEQGSSSNYTGAGTNNNNNNLTPETKKKKKKLSLFPKVFMFLSRKKSHSHK